One window of Desulfarculus baarsii DSM 2075 genomic DNA carries:
- a CDS encoding FAD-dependent oxidoreductase: protein MIVEALAIGGLGLAAAVGLGVAAKIFAVEVDPLVTAVEEALPGANCGGCGMAGCSAAAAAMAAGRIPPSACVGGGAAVQAEVAKILGLALSASEPVVAHVNCRYATASADVKYQYDGIRDCRAAVLLFGGPKECPVGCLGLGTCVVNCPFGAIQIGANGLPQVDAALCTGCGTCERVCPMGAAGLTSVSNRILREFTPNQCTAPCQRSCPAGIDVARYIDLTAKGRYDDALAVVKERNPLPLICGRICPRPCEAACRRAKVDEPVAIDNIKRFLADHEMQSGKRVQPYKAPAKNRKVAVIGGGAEGLTAAYFLARLGYAPTVFEAGEKLGGMLRTALPAERLPREVLDWEIEGILEMGVEARLNQTFGRDCNLPELFKEGFEAVIMASGGWDAMLSGGKAPRTMPGLHLMLPLKMAWAKGQDIDLGRNVVIVGGGAEALNVARQARQRGAGRALALLRQTREALGLDAQGLLALANEGVDCVFEASVTGLFGGGDRAERLEYVIAGDDDQPQAVEGVSSIIIASGRLPKLIFVRQEADPYANDEALHWRSLRPYGPPERPVVDLFDDLPTVADHRAVVEAIGSGRRAAASAHMALSGRPVAAPAQMLCSADCALDVEALDDLLAAPQRQPMPELAPERRVYAGLEIELGLDERAAKTEASRCLNCGLICYKREGKLPAAA, encoded by the coding sequence ATGATCGTTGAGGCGTTGGCGATTGGCGGCCTGGGTCTGGCCGCCGCCGTGGGCCTTGGTGTGGCCGCGAAGATATTCGCCGTGGAGGTCGATCCGCTGGTGACGGCGGTGGAGGAGGCTCTGCCCGGCGCCAATTGCGGCGGTTGCGGCATGGCCGGTTGTTCGGCGGCGGCGGCGGCCATGGCCGCCGGGCGCATCCCGCCCAGCGCCTGCGTGGGTGGCGGCGCGGCGGTGCAGGCCGAGGTGGCCAAGATTCTCGGCCTGGCGCTGAGCGCGAGCGAACCGGTGGTGGCCCACGTCAACTGCCGCTACGCCACGGCCAGCGCCGACGTGAAATATCAATACGACGGCATCCGCGATTGCCGGGCGGCGGTGTTGCTTTTTGGCGGGCCCAAGGAGTGCCCGGTGGGCTGCCTGGGCCTGGGCACCTGCGTGGTCAACTGTCCCTTCGGGGCCATCCAGATCGGGGCCAACGGCCTGCCCCAGGTCGACGCCGCCCTGTGCACCGGCTGCGGAACCTGCGAGAGGGTCTGCCCCATGGGCGCGGCCGGGTTGACCTCGGTGTCCAACCGCATCTTGCGCGAATTCACGCCCAACCAGTGCACCGCGCCCTGCCAGCGCTCCTGTCCGGCCGGCATCGACGTGGCCCGCTACATCGATCTGACCGCCAAGGGCCGCTACGACGACGCCCTGGCCGTGGTCAAGGAGCGCAACCCCCTGCCGTTGATCTGCGGGCGCATCTGCCCGCGCCCCTGCGAGGCGGCCTGCCGGCGCGCCAAGGTCGACGAGCCGGTGGCCATCGACAACATCAAGCGCTTTCTGGCCGACCACGAGATGCAAAGCGGCAAGCGCGTCCAGCCCTACAAGGCCCCGGCCAAAAACCGCAAAGTCGCCGTGATCGGCGGCGGGGCCGAGGGCCTGACCGCGGCCTATTTCCTGGCCCGCCTGGGCTACGCGCCCACGGTGTTCGAGGCCGGCGAAAAGCTGGGCGGCATGCTGCGCACGGCCTTGCCGGCCGAACGCTTGCCCCGCGAGGTGCTCGACTGGGAGATCGAGGGCATCCTCGAAATGGGCGTGGAGGCCCGGCTCAACCAGACCTTTGGCCGCGATTGCAATCTGCCCGAGCTGTTCAAGGAGGGCTTCGAGGCGGTGATAATGGCCTCGGGCGGCTGGGACGCCATGCTCAGCGGCGGCAAGGCCCCGCGCACCATGCCCGGCCTGCACCTGATGCTGCCCCTGAAGATGGCCTGGGCCAAGGGCCAGGACATTGACCTGGGGCGCAACGTGGTTATCGTCGGCGGCGGGGCGGAGGCTCTGAACGTGGCCCGCCAGGCCCGCCAACGCGGCGCGGGCCGGGCGCTGGCGCTGTTGCGCCAGACCCGCGAGGCCTTGGGCCTGGACGCTCAAGGGCTTCTGGCCCTGGCCAACGAGGGCGTCGACTGCGTTTTCGAGGCCTCGGTGACCGGCCTGTTTGGCGGCGGAGACCGCGCCGAGCGGCTGGAATACGTCATCGCCGGCGATGACGATCAGCCCCAGGCCGTCGAGGGCGTTTCGTCCATCATCATCGCCAGCGGCCGCCTGCCAAAACTGATCTTTGTCCGCCAGGAGGCCGACCCCTACGCCAATGACGAGGCCCTGCACTGGCGGTCGCTGCGGCCCTATGGCCCGCCCGAGCGGCCGGTGGTCGATCTGTTCGACGATCTGCCCACGGTGGCCGACCACCGGGCGGTGGTCGAGGCCATCGGCTCCGGCCGGCGGGCGGCGGCCTCGGCGCACATGGCCCTGAGCGGGCGTCCGGTGGCCGCGCCGGCCCAGATGCTGTGCTCGGCCGATTGCGCCCTGGATGTCGAGGCGCTCGACGACCTGCTGGCCGCGCCTCAACGCCAGCCCATGCCCGAGTTGGCCCCCGAGCGCCGCGTGTACGCCGGCCTGGAGATCGAGCTGGGCCTGGATGAGCGGGCGGCCAAGACCGAGGCTTCGCGTTGCCTCAACTGCGGCTTGATCTGCTACAAGCGCGAAGGCAAGCTGCCCGCCGCCGCTTGA
- the folE2 gene encoding GTP cyclohydrolase FolE2, whose translation MKDVQNQQDHRNIVIDKVGVKNVRYPITVLDQVNVTQNTVATINMYVKLPHQYKGTHMSRFVEILAEHNNNININNIPGILEEMKRRLDAPSAHIEVDFPYFIEKAAPVSGAMGLMEYNIAFRGSLGRRGMDLIVEVAVPITTLCPCSREISRHGAHNQRGMVRLAVRFRSFIWIEKLIRVVEDSASCEVFSLLKREDEKHVTEKAYENPMFVEDIVRDVAEKMDADPNIFWYSVESENFESIHNHSAYAYIERDKRPQPGA comes from the coding sequence ATGAAAGACGTGCAAAACCAACAAGACCACCGCAACATCGTTATCGACAAAGTCGGCGTCAAGAACGTGCGCTACCCGATCACGGTGCTCGATCAGGTCAACGTGACCCAAAACACCGTGGCCACCATCAACATGTACGTCAAGCTGCCCCACCAATACAAGGGCACGCACATGAGCCGCTTTGTCGAGATTCTGGCCGAGCACAACAACAACATAAACATCAACAACATCCCCGGCATCCTCGAGGAAATGAAGCGCCGCCTGGACGCGCCCAGCGCCCACATTGAGGTCGATTTCCCCTATTTCATCGAAAAGGCCGCGCCGGTCAGCGGGGCCATGGGCCTGATGGAGTACAACATCGCCTTCCGGGGCAGTTTGGGCCGGCGCGGCATGGACCTTATCGTCGAGGTGGCCGTGCCCATCACCACGCTCTGCCCCTGCTCGCGCGAGATCAGCCGCCACGGGGCCCACAACCAACGGGGCATGGTGCGCTTGGCCGTGCGTTTCCGCAGTTTCATCTGGATCGAAAAACTCATCCGCGTGGTGGAGGATTCGGCCAGTTGCGAGGTCTTTTCGCTGCTAAAGCGCGAGGACGAAAAGCACGTCACCGAAAAAGCCTATGAAAACCCGATGTTTGTTGAGGACATCGTGCGCGACGTGGCCGAAAAGATGGACGCCGACCCCAATATTTTCTGGTATTCGGTGGAAAGCGAAAACTTCGAGTCGATCCACAATCATTCGGCCTACGCCTACATCGAACGCGACAAACGGCCCCAGCCTGGGGCCTAG
- a CDS encoding peptide chain release factor family protein — MSKPSPPPEHELSWEYFRASGPGGQHRNKVETGVRLTHLPSGLVVSATERRSREQNRQAALERLARRLADQAKPVKPRRPTKPSRSAKAKRLSEKRLRGAAKALRGRVGDDES; from the coding sequence ATGAGCAAACCCAGCCCGCCACCCGAACACGAGCTTTCCTGGGAATATTTTCGCGCCTCCGGCCCCGGCGGCCAACACCGCAACAAGGTCGAGACCGGCGTGCGTCTGACCCACCTGCCCAGCGGCCTGGTCGTCAGCGCCACCGAACGCCGCAGCCGCGAGCAAAACCGTCAGGCCGCCCTCGAACGCCTGGCCCGCCGTCTGGCCGACCAGGCCAAGCCGGTCAAGCCGCGCCGGCCAACCAAACCCAGCCGCTCGGCCAAGGCCAAGCGCCTGTCCGAAAAACGCCTGCGCGGGGCGGCCAAGGCCCTACGCGGCCGGGTTGGCGACGACGAATCCTAG
- a CDS encoding methyl-accepting chemotaxis protein has protein sequence MSAKVFGGFAVLLALLCLVSLLGYGALSQVADRVAKADACGEIIKGVLEARRHEKNFIIRGDKAYLAKVDKAVAGVLKEAAAAKALFDDEAGRQKMGRIAAEVGVYKAEFDAFAAQYAADGRLAQNEEGSKMVAAARSAIGLCEQVRAEMKNDMHSRIGAAKWQTGLFIAIGLALGLGLAWLVTVAVARPLKQVIDKLHYGSQEVASASDQVASSSQGLAEGASSQAANLEQTSSTLEQMSAMIKRTAEHASQAASSRQEAAKVLDEASRLMSQAAVAMDAVQTAGEQTAQIVRAIDEIAFQTNLLALNAAVEAARAGEAGAGFAVVADEVRSLALRAAEAARSTQNLIQGSVENIVSGVRLVGQAEESFKRVIFHNQAVGRMVAEIAEASGEQALGIEQMTRAISDMNHLTQDVASSAEQSAAAAEELNTQARQMMGVVWRIETLIKGEKA, from the coding sequence TTGAGCGCGAAGGTTTTTGGTGGATTCGCCGTTTTGCTGGCTCTGCTATGCCTGGTCTCGCTGCTGGGCTATGGCGCGCTGAGCCAGGTGGCCGACCGCGTGGCCAAGGCCGACGCCTGTGGCGAGATCATCAAAGGCGTGCTGGAGGCCCGCCGCCACGAAAAGAACTTCATCATCCGCGGCGACAAGGCCTATCTGGCCAAGGTTGACAAGGCCGTGGCCGGCGTGCTGAAGGAGGCGGCCGCGGCCAAGGCCCTGTTTGACGACGAGGCCGGCCGGCAAAAGATGGGGCGCATCGCCGCCGAGGTGGGCGTTTACAAGGCCGAATTCGACGCCTTCGCCGCCCAATACGCCGCCGACGGCAGGCTGGCCCAGAACGAGGAAGGCAGCAAGATGGTCGCCGCCGCCCGCTCGGCCATCGGCCTGTGCGAGCAGGTGCGCGCCGAAATGAAAAACGACATGCACTCGCGCATCGGCGCGGCCAAGTGGCAAACGGGTCTGTTCATCGCCATCGGCCTGGCCCTGGGCCTGGGCCTGGCCTGGCTGGTGACGGTGGCCGTGGCTCGGCCGCTCAAGCAGGTCATCGACAAGCTGCATTACGGCTCGCAAGAGGTGGCCTCGGCCTCGGATCAGGTGGCCAGCTCCAGCCAGGGCCTGGCCGAAGGCGCTTCCAGCCAGGCGGCCAACCTGGAGCAGACTTCCTCGACGCTGGAGCAGATGTCGGCGATGATCAAGCGCACCGCCGAACACGCCAGCCAGGCCGCCAGCTCGCGCCAGGAGGCGGCCAAGGTGCTCGACGAGGCGTCCAGGCTGATGAGCCAGGCCGCCGTGGCCATGGACGCGGTGCAGACCGCCGGCGAGCAGACGGCCCAGATCGTGCGGGCTATCGACGAGATAGCCTTCCAAACCAACCTGTTGGCCCTTAACGCCGCCGTGGAGGCCGCTCGGGCCGGTGAGGCCGGGGCCGGTTTCGCCGTGGTCGCCGACGAGGTGCGCTCGCTGGCCCTGCGCGCGGCCGAGGCGGCGCGCAGCACCCAGAACCTGATCCAGGGCTCGGTGGAAAACATCGTCTCCGGCGTGCGGCTGGTGGGCCAGGCCGAGGAGTCGTTCAAGCGCGTGATTTTCCACAATCAGGCCGTGGGCCGCATGGTCGCCGAGATCGCCGAGGCCTCGGGCGAGCAGGCGCTTGGCATCGAGCAGATGACCAGGGCCATCTCGGACATGAACCACCTGACCCAGGATGTGGCCTCCAGCGCCGAGCAGTCGGCGGCGGCGGCCGAGGAACTCAACACCCAGGCCAGGCAGATGATGGGCGTGGTCTGGCGCATCGAAACGTTGATCAAGGGCGAAAAGGCCTAG
- a CDS encoding 4Fe-4S binding protein has protein sequence MKTPYEQLAEKIHLGHSQRVAKLFQLIAEPLEAQIMLAMPGQPQAIADKLGLEAQAVQTAIDALFIKGLVFPSAKTSPPTYRMTRDIIQFHDASILWPQASQEFLDAWRDYMDTEWLELARDNAHLLPKPFSRVIPVGVSIPARQQVLDFESINQIIINATTLAVTKCTCRLTMHNCDRPLDNCLQVNRAAEYNLARGTGRQVSKEEALAICRQAEEQGLIHVTINSSEVSHFICNCCPCCCQTMPVLIKHGTKVIDPSRFRAEIDPEACTGCGLCHERCYFGAISWSEGEGSASQVDAEKCLGCGLCMVTCPAEAIDLAEVRARDFVPGAA, from the coding sequence ATGAAAACGCCGTATGAACAATTGGCCGAGAAGATCCATCTGGGCCATTCCCAACGGGTCGCCAAGTTATTTCAACTCATCGCCGAGCCGCTGGAGGCCCAGATCATGCTGGCCATGCCCGGCCAACCCCAGGCCATCGCCGACAAACTGGGCCTGGAGGCCCAAGCCGTGCAAACGGCCATCGACGCGCTGTTCATCAAGGGCCTGGTCTTTCCTTCGGCCAAGACCAGCCCGCCCACCTATCGCATGACCCGCGACATCATCCAATTCCATGACGCCTCCATCCTGTGGCCCCAGGCCAGCCAGGAGTTCCTCGACGCCTGGCGCGACTACATGGACACCGAGTGGCTGGAGTTGGCCAGGGACAACGCCCACCTGTTGCCCAAACCCTTCAGCCGGGTCATCCCGGTGGGCGTGAGCATCCCGGCCAGGCAACAGGTGCTGGATTTCGAAAGCATCAACCAGATCATCATCAACGCCACGACACTGGCCGTGACCAAGTGCACCTGCCGCCTGACCATGCACAACTGCGACCGGCCCCTGGACAATTGCCTGCAAGTCAACCGCGCCGCCGAATACAACCTGGCCCGGGGCACCGGCCGCCAGGTCAGCAAGGAAGAAGCCCTGGCCATCTGCCGCCAGGCCGAGGAGCAGGGCCTGATCCACGTGACCATCAACTCCAGCGAGGTCAGCCACTTCATCTGCAACTGCTGTCCGTGCTGTTGCCAGACCATGCCCGTGTTGATCAAACACGGGACCAAGGTCATCGACCCCAGCCGCTTCCGGGCCGAGATCGACCCCGAGGCCTGCACCGGCTGCGGCCTGTGCCACGAGCGCTGTTATTTCGGGGCCATCTCCTGGAGCGAAGGCGAAGGCTCGGCCAGCCAGGTCGACGCCGAAAAATGCCTGGGCTGCGGCTTGTGCATGGTCACCTGCCCGGCCGAGGCCATCGATCTGGCCGAGGTCCGCGCCAGGGATTTCGTGCCCGGCGCGGCCTGA
- a CDS encoding STAS domain-containing protein, translating to MSVIVDINGDTARVVPVGTIDEAGAERLKASLDKIDLNKVKNIELDFRGVPFIGSAGIGKLLSLYRLVAPKGGAVTIINVTQDIYNIFRGTKLTEVFSVRVARS from the coding sequence TTGAGCGTCATAGTTGATATAAATGGCGACACGGCCAGGGTCGTCCCGGTGGGCACCATCGACGAGGCCGGCGCGGAGCGACTCAAGGCCAGCCTGGACAAGATAGACCTGAACAAGGTCAAAAATATCGAGCTGGATTTCCGGGGCGTGCCGTTCATCGGCAGCGCCGGCATAGGCAAGCTTCTGTCGCTCTATCGGCTCGTCGCGCCCAAGGGCGGCGCGGTGACCATCATTAACGTAACCCAAGATATCTACAACATCTTTCGTGGCACAAAGCTCACCGAGGTCTTTTCGGTGCGGGTGGCCCGTTCCTAG
- a CDS encoding class II fructose-bisphosphate aldolase has product MSSVSKADFEKALSVGRPPNVVKLFPNSRALIVSGKAVDRAMLAKGKAMTIAANGRSRLVIRGALLAAQKANAAIIIEIAKSEGGASAYCAVNYWNIALLVDQLMNELGITVPVAVHADHYGIKGDKDVTKAQVEIPTMFEAGLTSIAIDASHLPDDKNLLASIALNPLVPKWAGLETEVGEIKGKEGMSTPDEALFLIRGLNANGIFPDWIALNNGTAHGIQTSEQGIQVDLTKSIHDALAPYNVSGAQHGTSGNNSDRLREIASLTNTTKANVATALQMISWGVEVDDYGNAALDADGNFKKLAGAGVSDELWAEMLAYAADKGWKGGNFKSLNLPFENKILSQPLAVRQRMAQAVEDFVYNLLANVFNATDTAPLAVEALLRAGTYDLGPKATRIEEPAQWTPAAIEQKAKSVVGNKGPAGNFDD; this is encoded by the coding sequence ATGTCTTCCGTCTCCAAGGCCGATTTTGAAAAAGCGCTGTCGGTGGGCCGCCCGCCCAACGTGGTCAAGCTCTTTCCCAACTCCCGCGCGCTGATCGTCAGTGGCAAGGCCGTCGATCGGGCCATGCTCGCCAAGGGCAAGGCCATGACCATCGCCGCCAACGGCCGCAGCCGCCTGGTCATCCGCGGCGCGCTGCTGGCGGCCCAAAAGGCCAACGCCGCCATCATCATCGAGATCGCCAAATCCGAGGGCGGAGCCTCGGCCTACTGCGCGGTCAATTATTGGAACATCGCGCTGCTGGTCGACCAACTCATGAACGAACTGGGCATAACCGTGCCCGTGGCCGTCCACGCCGACCACTACGGCATCAAGGGCGACAAGGACGTCACCAAGGCCCAGGTGGAGATCCCCACCATGTTCGAGGCGGGGCTGACCTCCATCGCCATCGACGCCTCCCACCTGCCCGACGACAAGAATCTCCTGGCCAGCATCGCCCTCAACCCGCTGGTGCCCAAGTGGGCCGGGCTGGAGACAGAAGTCGGTGAAATAAAAGGCAAAGAGGGCATGTCCACCCCCGACGAAGCCTTGTTTCTGATCCGCGGCCTCAACGCCAACGGCATCTTCCCCGACTGGATCGCCCTCAACAACGGCACCGCCCACGGCATTCAGACTTCCGAGCAGGGCATCCAGGTCGATCTGACCAAATCGATCCACGACGCCCTGGCGCCCTACAACGTTTCCGGGGCCCAGCACGGCACCAGCGGCAACAACTCCGACCGCCTGCGCGAGATCGCCAGCCTCACCAACACCACCAAGGCCAACGTGGCCACGGCCCTGCAAATGATCTCGTGGGGCGTGGAGGTAGACGACTACGGCAACGCCGCCCTCGACGCCGACGGCAACTTCAAAAAGCTCGCCGGGGCCGGCGTGAGCGACGAACTCTGGGCCGAGATGTTGGCCTACGCCGCCGACAAGGGCTGGAAGGGCGGCAACTTCAAGAGCCTCAACCTGCCCTTCGAGAACAAGATCCTCTCGCAGCCGCTGGCGGTGCGCCAACGCATGGCTCAGGCGGTGGAGGACTTCGTCTACAATCTGCTGGCCAACGTCTTCAACGCCACCGACACCGCGCCCCTGGCCGTGGAGGCCCTGCTGCGGGCCGGCACGTACGACCTGGGGCCCAAGGCCACGCGCATCGAGGAGCCGGCTCAGTGGACGCCGGCGGCGATCGAGCAAAAGGCCAAGAGCGTGGTGGGAAACAAGGGCCCGGCGGGCAACTTCGACGACTGA
- a CDS encoding sensor domain-containing diguanylate cyclase yields MPCKHWLTISLFLALAAHCPAVAAAEASAEFFGGQNVSAMVELLEDPGGRMGLAQALAPASQAAFRPIEGDRIEIGFSDSAWWGRLKIPPAAPGRAFDLLEFTKPALSHIDVYFPITQRPNAPPRWRKVAGGEFVPVDQRPIAFRCPIFAITPDTPPETRIYFRIKSLVSINTKLVCWRTADFLSATFYDNMAFGAIYGALLAMGLYNLILFLSLRDKVYLFYVAYDFSIICYLASVYGHIAFLPHAATIMGPSTYLILSAFGLIAGILFVRAFLSIRATSPAWDILTKLAVLIICLSLSPALWDDHNASNRVLNLVALIIGLLFLCLASDYLRRGYRPALYLVIAWGGFMLGVCLFSLGGVVIPRTPLTVYMLPLGAVLDAVLLSFALADRIRSLQSERADLAKSRSHFMELARRDGLTGLYNRRHAFEHLRRILAEHQEQARPLSLLMLDVDDFKAFNDTFGHPEGDKVLVGLAAAICQGVRARDTACRYGGEEFMVVLPDSSNADALKVAERIRDAFEQTRFNPGGFRPLSVTVSIGAASLAGAGDNLEALVGRADQALYAAKASGKNRTVSFDDLPQ; encoded by the coding sequence ATGCCGTGCAAACACTGGCTAACCATTTCGTTGTTTCTGGCGCTGGCGGCGCACTGCCCCGCCGTTGCGGCCGCCGAGGCCTCGGCGGAATTCTTTGGTGGGCAAAACGTTTCGGCGATGGTGGAGTTGCTGGAAGACCCCGGGGGCCGCATGGGCCTGGCGCAGGCCCTCGCGCCAGCCAGTCAGGCCGCCTTTCGGCCGATCGAAGGCGACCGCATCGAGATCGGCTTTTCCGACTCGGCCTGGTGGGGCCGGCTGAAAATCCCGCCCGCCGCCCCAGGGCGAGCCTTCGACCTGCTGGAGTTCACCAAGCCGGCCCTCAGCCACATCGACGTCTACTTCCCGATCACCCAAAGGCCCAACGCCCCGCCGCGCTGGCGCAAGGTCGCCGGCGGCGAGTTCGTGCCCGTCGACCAGCGGCCCATCGCCTTCCGCTGCCCGATCTTTGCCATCACGCCGGACACGCCGCCAGAGACTCGCATCTACTTTCGCATCAAATCATTGGTGTCGATCAACACGAAGCTGGTCTGCTGGCGCACCGCCGATTTCCTCAGCGCCACCTTTTACGACAACATGGCCTTCGGCGCCATTTACGGCGCGCTGCTGGCCATGGGCCTCTACAACCTGATCCTGTTCCTCTCCCTGCGCGACAAAGTCTATCTTTTCTACGTCGCCTATGATTTTTCCATCATCTGCTACCTGGCCTCGGTCTACGGGCACATCGCCTTTTTACCCCACGCCGCGACGATCATGGGTCCATCCACCTACCTGATCCTGTCGGCCTTTGGCCTGATCGCCGGCATACTGTTCGTGCGCGCCTTCCTCAGCATCCGCGCCACATCGCCGGCCTGGGACATCCTCACCAAGCTGGCCGTGCTCATCATCTGCCTGTCGCTGTCACCGGCGCTGTGGGACGACCACAACGCCAGCAACCGCGTCCTCAACCTCGTCGCCCTGATCATCGGGCTGCTGTTCCTATGCTTGGCCAGCGACTATCTGCGCCGCGGTTATCGGCCGGCGCTTTACCTGGTCATCGCCTGGGGCGGCTTCATGCTGGGCGTGTGCCTGTTCAGCCTGGGTGGCGTCGTCATACCGCGAACCCCGCTGACGGTCTACATGCTGCCGTTGGGCGCGGTGCTGGATGCAGTGCTTTTGTCCTTCGCCTTGGCCGACCGCATCCGCAGCCTGCAGAGCGAACGCGCCGATTTGGCCAAGTCGCGCAGCCATTTCATGGAGTTGGCCAGGCGAGACGGCCTAACCGGACTCTACAACCGGCGGCACGCCTTCGAACATCTGCGGCGCATACTGGCCGAACATCAAGAACAGGCGCGGCCGCTTTCGCTCTTGATGCTCGACGTCGATGACTTCAAGGCCTTCAATGACACCTTCGGTCATCCCGAGGGCGACAAGGTGCTGGTGGGCTTGGCCGCGGCCATCTGCCAGGGCGTCCGCGCCCGCGACACGGCCTGCCGTTATGGCGGCGAGGAGTTCATGGTCGTGCTGCCAGACAGCTCCAACGCCGACGCCCTCAAGGTGGCCGAACGCATTCGTGACGCCTTCGAACAGACGCGCTTCAATCCCGGCGGCTTCCGGCCGCTGAGCGTCACCGTCAGCATCGGCGCGGCCAGCCTGGCCGGGGCCGGCGACAACCTTGAAGCGTTGGTCGGCCGGGCCGATCAAGCCCTCTACGCGGCCAAGGCCAGCGGCAAAAACCGCACCGTCTCCTTTGACGACCTGCCGCAATGA
- a CDS encoding tyrosine-type recombinase/integrase, translating to MGVTVREKVKGSGAWWVFVNHDGKRKSKLVGDKKAAKEAARKIEAALASGKFIVEDEAMPTFGELAKEWIALTVPATCKASTLKDYQRLLANHILRRFGSKPVDQITRLMIKDFLLQKGKSGLAGSTVRHMLNVISGVMTRAVEAGYIAHNPGQRMGRGVIRIKDRKADIEPLTTQELDHLLEVVRDRFPNAFPMILTLARTGMRLGEARGLEWGDIDFRGGFIMIRRGVSRERMETPKSGKGRRVDMSRQLAAVLLDLRARRKREALAKGWGKVPDRVFLSAEGKPVHDYHFRNRIWYKALEYAGLRRVRIHDLRHTFASLLIQNGESLAYVRDQLGHCSISLTVDTYGHLAPDGNRNAVDKLDNHSLTPSLFTHPAAPYTHPDPMQKGPAEANPL from the coding sequence ATGGGAGTGACAGTCAGAGAAAAGGTCAAAGGAAGCGGCGCGTGGTGGGTTTTCGTCAACCACGACGGCAAGCGCAAGTCAAAGTTGGTGGGCGACAAAAAGGCCGCCAAGGAAGCGGCGCGCAAGATCGAGGCCGCGTTGGCGTCTGGTAAGTTCATCGTCGAAGATGAGGCCATGCCGACGTTCGGCGAACTCGCCAAGGAATGGATTGCCTTGACCGTGCCGGCCACCTGCAAGGCCAGCACGTTGAAGGACTACCAACGATTGTTGGCGAACCATATCTTGCGCCGTTTTGGCTCAAAGCCCGTGGACCAAATCACGCGCTTGATGATCAAGGATTTTCTGTTGCAGAAAGGGAAATCTGGCCTGGCTGGTTCGACGGTGCGGCACATGCTGAACGTGATCTCGGGCGTGATGACCCGCGCCGTTGAAGCCGGCTACATCGCCCACAACCCCGGCCAGCGAATGGGGCGGGGCGTTATCAGGATCAAGGACCGCAAAGCCGACATAGAGCCGCTAACCACGCAAGAGCTTGACCATCTGCTTGAGGTGGTCAGGGACAGGTTCCCTAATGCGTTCCCCATGATTTTGACGCTGGCCAGAACGGGCATGCGTCTTGGCGAGGCGCGGGGCCTGGAATGGGGAGATATTGACTTCCGGGGCGGCTTCATCATGATCCGGCGCGGCGTGAGCCGCGAACGAATGGAAACGCCGAAGTCGGGCAAGGGGCGGCGGGTTGACATGAGTCGCCAGCTTGCCGCCGTGCTGCTTGACCTACGAGCGCGGCGCAAACGCGAGGCCCTGGCCAAAGGCTGGGGAAAGGTGCCGGACAGGGTTTTTCTCAGCGCTGAAGGCAAGCCCGTCCACGATTACCACTTTCGCAATCGGATTTGGTACAAGGCCCTTGAGTATGCCGGCTTGCGCCGTGTCCGCATTCACGACCTGCGCCATACCTTCGCCAGTTTGTTGATTCAAAACGGCGAAAGTCTGGCCTACGTCAGGGACCAACTTGGGCATTGCAGCATCAGTTTAACGGTTGACACCTACGGTCACTTGGCCCCGGACGGCAACCGTAACGCTGTGGATAAACTGGATAATCACAGCCTTACGCCCAGCCTTTTCACGCACCCCGCCGCACCCTATACGCACCCTGACCCAATGCAAAAGGGGCCAGCCGAAGCTAACCCCTTGTAA